One Corynebacterium aurimucosum genomic window, GATGGCAACTCCTAAGTTTAAGAAGTCCCGCGCGAATACCCACTCTCGCCGTTCCCAGTGGAAGGCTGACAATGTCGCCCTCCAGGAAGTCACCATCGACGGCCAGACCGTGCGCATTCCGCGCCGCCTGGTTAAGGCTGCCAAGCTCGGCCTGGTAGACGTCGAGCAGTTCTAAGAATCAACGCGCTTGTGCGCTGAGGTCTTAAGACTGCGACTGTTGCCCCGCAGATTCACCTCTTAGTGAGTGAAGCTGCGGGGCTTTTTCCATTCAGTGAGCACCCGCCCACCTGACTGAATCTGTTTCAACAAAGGTGTGCAATG contains:
- the rpmF gene encoding 50S ribosomal protein L32, which encodes MATPKFKKSRANTHSRRSQWKADNVALQEVTIDGQTVRIPRRLVKAAKLGLVDVEQF